Proteins from a genomic interval of Pseudobacteroides sp.:
- a CDS encoding ABC transporter ATP-binding protein yields MDNTILSVQKVTKKYKNQTVLDNVDLSINKSEIVGLVGPNGSGKTTIMGIIVGLIKNYEGNVLINGENIRTHKKGKAKQVGCVIEAPGFYPNMTGYENLKFFSHVFGGIKSSEIDEMVKLLGLENSIHKKVKNYSLGMKQRLGIGQAVLGYPSLLILDEPTNGLDPNIIPSIRQFIKYMAREKGLSVLISSHILTEIEAICDKVVFIKNGKVIEELHIDSKEVEDSIPYVFETEKAEQLQSFLKAKSINCSIENGENVIAFLPPNEIEKVISQIIQQGIALRGMYKQKISLEDRFIKSIGENTIE; encoded by the coding sequence ATGGATAATACTATCTTATCAGTTCAAAAAGTAACAAAAAAATATAAAAATCAAACTGTATTAGACAATGTAGATCTTTCTATTAATAAGAGTGAAATTGTGGGTCTAGTTGGTCCCAATGGTTCGGGTAAGACTACTATTATGGGAATTATTGTGGGCTTAATAAAAAATTATGAAGGGAATGTCCTTATTAATGGTGAGAATATACGAACACACAAAAAAGGCAAGGCCAAACAAGTGGGATGTGTTATTGAAGCTCCGGGATTTTACCCCAATATGACTGGTTATGAAAACCTAAAGTTCTTTTCCCATGTGTTCGGAGGAATAAAAAGTTCAGAAATCGATGAGATGGTTAAACTCCTAGGGCTTGAGAATTCTATTCATAAAAAAGTAAAGAACTATTCACTAGGCATGAAGCAAAGACTTGGTATTGGTCAGGCAGTATTGGGTTATCCCAGTCTCCTTATTTTAGATGAGCCTACCAATGGTCTTGATCCCAATATTATACCGAGCATTAGGCAGTTTATTAAATATATGGCCCGCGAAAAAGGTTTGTCTGTATTGATATCAAGTCACATACTAACGGAAATCGAAGCGATATGCGATAAAGTTGTATTTATTAAAAACGGGAAAGTAATAGAGGAGTTGCACATAGATTCCAAAGAAGTTGAAGACAGCATACCATATGTGTTTGAAACCGAAAAAGCAGAACAACTGCAAAGCTTCCTTAAAGCAAAATCTATTAATTGCTCTATTGAAAACGGGGAAAACGTTATAGCTTTTTTACCTCCTAATGAAATTGAAAAGGTGATAAGCCAAATTATACAACAAGGAATTGCTCTACGGGGTATGTATAAGCAAAAAATAAGCTTAGAAGACAGATTCATAAAAAGTATAGGAGAGAATACAATTGAGTAA
- a CDS encoding type 2 lanthipeptide synthetase LanM family protein: MTDYKSNTAETYLQEVYNITFDDVIDFWMTLFPEIKKPSDLIKILKDYSGTDFKELKKEYHTPHQNDLSSMFSFLENLDHSDSYFNAIFSRAAKTYKWVWFFRPIIRYHINDFYLYITESDFIVNKDEFLFEIICTILGNLNDMSYRVLILETNIARMDNRLLGENSTQKAEYFANTLLKDESYLRSLYDEYNELTRLMKIKVENTCKYLKDIIRNTKNEYNNLSDCFSEGKGLGKIRSIVLGTGDTHNDGKSVACITFDSGVRLAYKPRALDLEYKYLSFIDWINQQDIHCFYKLKSPKVHYIDSAGWMEFIDHTYCQSPNDIARFYSRIGQLLCLLYLFNAKDFHYENLIAHGDQPVLIDLETLFHPEILNINMESSDASTVAMRIINSSVKGIALLPTQIVNQKNNKVLEIGGLSNENEQVAPFKSIFIKDIDTDEIKVEAGYGYIHSKDNSPIIDGNNVKSEQYIKEIKDGFIYTYKWIQENKDLFKATVNDMFEGCLCRILYRPTNIYMQLLSTSYHPDLLRNPIDRKVYLHRIGLVTDEDKKDIAVSELSQMLNGDVPYFSVYLEKDKVLDGSKKEVASLPMGSTLGTVTGKIEGLSDHDFNRQLALINCSYNYKSETDGRSETKIRFQESVECIEMHNVLIRTAKTIGDFILEKSIAGKKNGQIDRTWIGLMEIIKDYYEITNVGNDIYSGNCGIALFLAHLGAITGEEKYTAAAFETITSVINYIEDIKDIKKEKIGFFCGISGWLYSIFHIGKISNKKDLINYVYNKIYIIKELLALDQHYDIISGLSGSMGAILSIYEKSEGSHVKNLLVDICVNIYKLIKEKIVVFEENRGITWGEEGFVGFSHGNAGVDSQLIRLYSIINDDDLLGVLKSSLCYERSMFDEKYNNWRKQLNKEGYSNAWCHGAPGILLSRLMLIKYGYTDDMIMKEIDLAIKTVKENSFGNDFCLCHGDLGNLRVLNYAAYILDDTSLKASCLSTLQKFISEYFNNRWNGGGFYETENSSLMTGLAGLGYGILQFYKPGFLPEVLCIE, encoded by the coding sequence ATGACTGATTATAAAAGTAATACTGCGGAAACGTATTTACAAGAAGTTTATAATATTACATTTGATGATGTAATAGATTTTTGGATGACACTGTTTCCAGAAATAAAAAAACCCAGTGATTTAATAAAAATATTAAAGGATTATTCAGGAACCGATTTTAAAGAGTTGAAAAAGGAATATCACACACCTCATCAAAATGATCTAAGTTCCATGTTTAGTTTCTTAGAAAACCTAGATCACTCTGATTCATATTTTAACGCTATTTTTAGCAGAGCTGCCAAGACTTACAAATGGGTCTGGTTCTTTAGGCCTATAATCAGGTATCACATCAATGATTTTTATCTTTATATAACTGAATCGGATTTTATCGTTAATAAAGATGAATTTCTTTTTGAAATTATTTGTACTATACTTGGCAACCTTAATGATATGTCTTATAGAGTGCTTATTCTGGAAACAAATATTGCCAGAATGGATAATAGACTATTGGGTGAAAATTCAACGCAAAAGGCAGAATACTTTGCTAATACATTATTGAAAGATGAATCATATTTAAGGTCTTTATACGACGAGTATAATGAATTAACCCGCTTAATGAAGATAAAGGTAGAAAATACATGCAAATATTTGAAGGATATTATTCGCAATACAAAAAATGAATACAATAATCTCTCTGACTGTTTTAGTGAAGGAAAAGGCCTTGGCAAAATAAGAAGCATTGTTTTGGGTACCGGCGATACTCATAATGACGGAAAGTCAGTGGCATGCATAACATTTGATTCGGGCGTACGCTTAGCCTACAAACCAAGGGCTTTAGATTTGGAGTATAAATATTTAAGTTTTATTGACTGGATAAATCAGCAAGATATTCACTGCTTTTATAAATTAAAGTCCCCTAAAGTACATTACATTGATAGTGCAGGATGGATGGAATTTATAGATCATACTTATTGCCAAAGTCCAAATGATATTGCAAGATTCTACAGCCGTATAGGTCAATTATTGTGCTTATTGTATTTATTCAACGCAAAAGACTTTCACTATGAGAATTTAATTGCACATGGCGACCAACCGGTACTGATTGATTTGGAAACACTATTTCACCCTGAAATACTTAATATAAACATGGAAAGCTCAGATGCTTCTACTGTGGCTATGCGAATAATAAATAGCTCAGTAAAGGGAATTGCATTGCTTCCTACTCAGATAGTCAATCAAAAAAATAATAAAGTATTGGAAATAGGTGGCCTGAGTAATGAAAATGAACAGGTTGCACCTTTTAAAAGTATATTTATTAAAGATATTGATACCGATGAAATTAAAGTGGAAGCTGGTTATGGCTATATACATTCAAAAGACAATAGCCCCATTATTGACGGGAATAACGTAAAATCAGAACAATATATAAAGGAAATAAAAGATGGGTTTATTTATACATATAAATGGATACAGGAAAATAAGGACTTATTCAAGGCAACAGTCAATGATATGTTTGAAGGATGTCTATGCAGGATTTTATACAGACCTACAAACATATATATGCAACTGCTTAGCACAAGCTATCACCCTGATCTGTTAAGAAATCCCATAGACAGGAAGGTATACCTTCACAGAATCGGCTTGGTTACTGATGAGGATAAAAAGGATATTGCTGTATCTGAACTTTCCCAGATGCTAAACGGTGATGTACCTTATTTTTCGGTATATCTAGAAAAGGATAAGGTACTGGATGGCAGTAAGAAAGAAGTTGCCTCTTTACCAATGGGCTCAACACTCGGTACTGTCACCGGAAAGATTGAAGGACTTTCTGATCATGATTTTAACCGACAGTTGGCTTTGATAAATTGCAGCTATAACTATAAATCAGAGACCGATGGCAGATCCGAAACAAAAATTAGATTCCAGGAGTCGGTGGAATGTATTGAAATGCATAATGTATTGATTCGCACTGCAAAAACTATTGGCGATTTCATCTTAGAAAAAAGTATTGCCGGTAAAAAAAATGGGCAAATTGATAGAACATGGATAGGCCTAATGGAGATTATAAAGGATTATTATGAAATTACAAATGTAGGAAACGACATATACTCCGGCAACTGTGGAATTGCCCTGTTTCTGGCCCACTTGGGAGCAATAACTGGAGAGGAGAAATACACTGCAGCTGCATTTGAAACTATTACTTCCGTAATAAATTATATAGAAGATATAAAAGATATTAAGAAGGAAAAAATCGGCTTCTTCTGCGGAATAAGCGGATGGCTTTATTCAATATTCCATATAGGTAAAATTTCAAATAAAAAAGACTTAATAAACTATGTTTATAATAAAATTTATATAATAAAGGAATTACTGGCTTTGGACCAGCATTATGATATTATTTCAGGCTTGTCGGGTTCGATGGGGGCAATTCTTTCAATTTATGAAAAATCAGAAGGCAGCCATGTTAAAAATTTACTTGTTGATATTTGTGTTAATATTTATAAACTTATAAAAGAAAAGATTGTTGTTTTTGAAGAAAATAGGGGAATTACCTGGGGTGAAGAAGGTTTTGTAGGGTTCTCCCATGGAAATGCCGGAGTTGATTCACAGTTGATTAGATTATATAGTATAATAAACGACGATGACCTTTTAGGTGTGCTGAAAAGCTCACTTTGCTATGAGAGAAGTATGTTTGACGAGAAGTACAACAATTGGCGTAAGCAGCTCAACAAAGAAGGATATTCCAATGCCTGGTGCCATGGTGCACCTGGAATCTTACTTTCCAGGCTTATGCTTATAAAGTACGGATACACTGATGATATGATCATGAAAGAAATTGACCTAGCAATAAAAACAGTCAAAGAGAATTCCTTTGGAAATGATTTTTGCCTATGTCATGGAGATTTAGGCAACCTCCGTGTATTGAATTATGCAGCTTATATTCTGGATGATACTTCTCTAAAGGCAAGTTGTTTATCCACCTTACAAAAATTTATCAGCGAATACTTCAATAATAGATGGAATGGCGGCGGTTTTTATGAAACGGAAAATTCAAGTCTGATGACAGGATTGGCAGGCCTAGGCTATGGGATCTTGCAGTTTTATAAACCAGGTTTTTTACCTGAAGTTTTATGCATCGAATAG